TGGGTTTCAAAACAGCATCTTCTTCTCCTCCAATTACACCGCCATCTCCACAATGTGGATTCAATCCTAAAACTGCTATTCTAGGTTTATTTATACTAAAATCTTGAATCAAAGATTGTTTTACAGTCTCTATTTTTTTGATAATCAATTCTTCGGTAAGATGTGATGCCACTTCGCTTAACGGAATATGATCTGTTAGCAATCCTACTCGCAAATTGTCTTGCACCATCAACATAAGCGCATTCCCTTCTAACTCTTGCTCTAAGTAATCCGTATGCCCTGGAAATTTAAACGATTCGGATTGAATGTTATATTTATTTATTGGTGCTGTAACTAATACATCTATCAACCCTTCTTTAAGGGCTTTGGTTGCGGCAACAAAAGATTTAATAGCATATTCGCCTACTTTATCATCATTGGCACCCAAATTCAAATCAACCCCTTCTTTCCAAACATTCAAAACATTGATTTTTCCCAGTACAACTTGGTCCAATCTGTCTATGCCATGCAATGCAACAGTGGATTCAAAAGTCTTTTTGACAAAAGACATAATCTTTACATTAGCAAAAATAACCGGAGTGCATAACTCTAACATGCGAGAATCCTCAAATGTTTTTAGAACAACTTCGCTTCCAATACCGTTTAAATCTCCTATCGAAATTCCAACTATTATATTTTCTGCTTTTTTCATAATGACCTCACGTTATTTATTACTAATTTTGATGTGCAAATTTAGTAAAATAAAACAAGAAATGTTTACAGGAATAATAGAAACACTTGGCAC
Above is a window of Flavobacterium sp. 123 DNA encoding:
- the pdxA gene encoding 4-hydroxythreonine-4-phosphate dehydrogenase PdxA — protein: MMKKAENIIVGISIGDLNGIGSEVVLKTFEDSRMLELCTPVIFANVKIMSFVKKTFESTVALHGIDRLDQVVLGKINVLNVWKEGVDLNLGANDDKVGEYAIKSFVAATKALKEGLIDVLVTAPINKYNIQSESFKFPGHTDYLEQELEGNALMLMVQDNLRVGLLTDHIPLSEVASHLTEELIIKKIETVKQSLIQDFSINKPRIAVLGLNPHCGDGGVIGGEEDAVLKPTLKKIFEKGTLVFGPFAADGFFGSNQYDKYDAIIATYHDQGLIPFKTLSFGKGVNYTAGLNKIRTSPDHGTAYDIAGKGIADYNSFKEAVYLAIDIYNSRSQYAEISLKPLKTKEKQL